A single window of Crassostrea angulata isolate pt1a10 chromosome 8, ASM2561291v2, whole genome shotgun sequence DNA harbors:
- the LOC128158520 gene encoding multiple epidermal growth factor-like domains protein 10: protein MNFSVLAYSSLRCLTNHYKDGDECKECPLGYFGDNCTKICPSSYYGRVCVHKCECSPCHHIYGCVSTTLIRVADTTKASYSYETKDKTTGTNQMTETTIYEYKDEYKPNCSNQTPGNMKISDTILVISVGSLLCVMLIFVIIRELCLCCRFTQPVGRRKTQDDVYANIDEM from the exons ATGAATTTCAGTGTTCTGGCATACAGCAGTTTACGATGTCTGACCAATCATTACAAAGACGGTGACGAATGCAAAG AGTGTCCACTTGGTTATTTTGGTGACAACTGCACGAAGATATGTCCTTCGTCATACTATGGTCGTGTGTGTGTCCACAAATGCGAATGCTCACCATGCCATCATATCTACGGTTGTGTTTCTACTACCCTTATACGTGTAGCAG ACACAACAAAGGCTAGTTATTCTTATGAAACCAAGGATAAAACAACAGGCACAAATCAAATGACAG AAACAActatatatgaatataaagaCGAATATAAACCGAATTGCTCAAACCAAACACcaggaaatatgaaaatatctgATACGATTTTAGTCATTTCCGTTGGATCTTTATTATGTGTCATGTTAATATTCGTAATCATTCGAGAACTTTGTCTTTGCTGCCGATTTACTCAACCTGTTGGCAGACGGAAAACTCAGGATGACGTTTatgcaaatattgatgaaatgtaa
- the LOC128158517 gene encoding uncharacterized protein LOC128158517, translated as MYLNSHCGFTLAIPLLWTLHLDKFTRAFPGKTENCTFNYYNDGSICKECPDGYYGTNCSHICPALFYGIKCLQTCDCLPCHHVYGCISTPHIAETTTSEYEIKDEIKKTTKIQESTNFKKENNDKVKCTNQTPEHKTNFGRNIIIYVGSVLSFILIIEIIRELYLYCQFSGPTGRRAILDDIYTGIAEMENTRTV; from the exons atgTACCTAAATTCTCATTGTGGATTTACATTGGCCATTCCTTTGCTGTGGACACTCCATTTAGATAAGTTCACAAG AGCTTTTCCAGGCAAAACTGAAAACTGTACctttaattattataatgatGGGAGCATTTGCAAAG AATGTCCGGACGGGTATTATGGTACCAACTGCTCACATATATGTCCTGCATTATTTTACGGCATTAAGTGTCTCCAGACGTGCGATTGTTTACCTTGTCATCATGTCTATGGCTGTATTTCTACTCCTCATATAGCTG AGACAACGACATCTGAATATGAGAtcaaagatgaaataaagaaaaccacaaaaatcCAAG aatCAACCAActtcaaaaaagaaaacaatgataaagtaaaatgcACAAACCAAACACCAGAACACAAGACCAATTTTGGtagaaatataattatatatgttggATCTGTATtgagttttatattaataatagaAATTATTCGAGAATTGTATTTATACTGCCAATTTTCTGGGCCTACTGGCCGACGGGCAATCCTTGATGACATATATACAGGTATTGCTGAAATGGAAAATACAAGAACAGTATGA
- the LOC128160745 gene encoding uncharacterized protein LOC128160745 gives MVNTKVTPKKPKEICPVCFKEVEGKDAWTAHVIKCAGSMLVCEKCRVSFKKKEYLAKHMRLKHAEIDLSKESEKDIPGPSSSPTNDTDSESDWDEDPEVRLEETPRDEGPQTETNDLLAGRIYRKRTMPSPVQAPRKFICRTEVHPVPGGVTVETQTDTVVSGMADKSTQTAGYRKRVKEVTITKYHENGKSVENIVEREEFYNM, from the coding sequence ATGGTAAATACTAAGGTGACCCCCAAGAAGCCTAAAGAGATATGTCCAGTGTGCTTCAAAGAAGTTGAAGGGAAAGATGCCTGGACAGCTCATGTTATAAAGTGTGCTGGCAGCATGTTGGTTTGTGAAAAATGTCGTGTGTCCTTTAAGAAAAAGGAATATTTGGCAAAACACATGAGATTGAAACATGCAGAGATCGATCTGTCCAAGGAGTCTGAGAAAGACATTCCAGGCCCTAGCAGCTCACCGACGAATGATACTGACAGTGAAAGTGACTGGGATGAAGATCCAGAGGTACGGTTGGAGGAGACTCCAAGAGACGAGGGACCTCAAACTGAAACCAATGACCTGCTGGCTGGACGTATCTACAGGAAACGCACTATGCCCAGCCCTGTGCAGGCTCCCAGAAAATTCATCTGCAGGACGGAAGTGCATCCTGTTCCAGGTGGCGTGACCGTTGAGACACAGACAGATACTGTTGTAAGTGGTATGGCAGACAAGAGTACCCAAACTGCTGGATACCGGAAGAGAGTAAAGGAGGTTACCATAACCAAGTATCATGAGAACGGCAAAAGCGTAGAGAACATTGTGGAGAGAGAGGAGTTTTACAATATGTAA